In Thermosphaera sp., a genomic segment contains:
- a CDS encoding PINc/VapC family ATPase, producing MSFKLVEEKVYIPDYSGIVQGILVRMIEEGKIIGKILVHKGLITIFEHLASQGKAVGMTGLEEVRRLRSLYEKGLITLEFVGERPRFGLSEEEWVSEVNYSIRELARSLGAVLVTGDPIHYRISQAYGLEVLYVAPREKIKLEFEKYFDEDTMSVHLKEGVEPLAKKGKPGEWIYSILSKTPLSKEDIEKMANEIIEESRRRSDAFIEIDRVGSTIIQLGEYRIVITRPPLSDGWEITAVKPVKKLKLEDYNLPAELVKRLGERAEGILIAGAPGMGKTTFAQALAEYYMRQGKVVKTVESPRDMILPPNITQYSKNYANMGELHDILLLSRPDYTVFDEMRYDEDFKLFADLRLAGIGMIGVVHATTPIDAVQRFIGRVELGMIPSIIDTVIFIKNGVVDKVYDVKMTVKLPTGLKEAELSRPVIEVRDFLTGELEYEIYTFGEQTVVVPVKKLRGKPSLMDNIIENVKKTLPEAEVTIEDNSIIVIISRNLLKTYNKRVKKLRRLEEKYNIPIKIRIV from the coding sequence TTGAGTTTCAAACTAGTAGAGGAGAAGGTATATATCCCAGACTACTCGGGGATTGTCCAAGGTATCCTGGTTAGAATGATTGAGGAAGGAAAAATCATTGGGAAAATTCTAGTTCACAAGGGTTTGATCACAATTTTCGAACATCTAGCTTCTCAAGGAAAGGCCGTGGGTATGACTGGCTTAGAGGAGGTAAGGAGACTGAGAAGCCTCTATGAAAAAGGTCTAATCACCCTTGAATTCGTTGGAGAACGACCAAGGTTTGGTTTATCCGAAGAAGAGTGGGTGAGCGAGGTAAATTACAGCATAAGGGAGCTTGCTAGGAGTCTTGGGGCGGTTTTAGTCACTGGAGATCCCATACACTACAGAATTTCCCAAGCTTACGGACTCGAAGTATTGTATGTTGCTCCTAGAGAAAAGATTAAGCTAGAATTTGAGAAGTATTTCGACGAGGACACTATGAGTGTTCACTTGAAAGAAGGGGTCGAACCTTTAGCGAAAAAAGGTAAACCCGGGGAGTGGATTTATTCTATTTTGTCAAAAACTCCGCTTTCGAAGGAAGATATTGAGAAAATGGCTAATGAGATTATTGAGGAGTCTAGGAGGAGGAGTGACGCGTTCATAGAAATTGATAGAGTTGGCTCGACGATCATACAGCTTGGAGAGTATAGGATTGTTATAACGAGACCTCCTTTGAGCGATGGATGGGAGATCACTGCTGTAAAGCCTGTTAAGAAGTTGAAGCTTGAAGACTATAATTTACCAGCGGAACTTGTCAAGAGACTTGGGGAGAGGGCCGAAGGAATACTAATAGCTGGAGCACCAGGCATGGGTAAGACTACTTTTGCACAAGCCTTAGCCGAGTACTACATGAGACAGGGCAAGGTAGTAAAAACCGTCGAATCTCCTAGAGACATGATCCTGCCGCCCAATATAACACAATACAGTAAAAACTACGCTAACATGGGCGAACTTCACGATATTTTGTTATTGTCGAGACCGGACTACACTGTTTTCGATGAGATGAGATATGACGAGGATTTCAAGCTGTTCGCAGACCTGAGGCTTGCGGGAATAGGAATGATAGGAGTGGTTCACGCGACAACCCCGATAGATGCGGTTCAAAGGTTTATTGGAAGAGTCGAACTGGGCATGATACCTTCCATAATCGATACAGTGATCTTCATTAAGAATGGAGTAGTTGATAAGGTTTATGATGTAAAAATGACGGTGAAGCTTCCAACAGGGTTGAAGGAAGCCGAGTTATCCAGACCAGTGATTGAAGTTAGAGATTTCCTCACCGGAGAACTCGAGTACGAGATTTACACCTTCGGAGAACAAACCGTTGTAGTTCCAGTCAAAAAGCTGAGAGGAAAACCAAGTCTAATGGATAACATTATTGAAAACGTGAAGAAAACTCTCCCGGAGGCCGAAGTAACGATAGAAGATAATTCCATTATAGTAATAATCAGTAGGAACTTGTTAAAGACGTACAATAAGAGAGTGAAAAAACTTAGGAGGCTCGAGGAGAAATACAACATTCCTATCAAAATCCGAATAGTCTGA
- a CDS encoding class II aldolase/adducin family protein, translating into MYEDVKSKIVEAMKYMEEKSLNHGRSGNISVKVSDDKILITPSGVVKSRMKVEDILVVSPNGEILEGTLFPTVEMPMHLAIYKEFKHVGAVVHAHGLYSSVLAVSRESLPPIIEEMIMYTGGDVRVAEYAPFGSERLAKNVVEALRDRSAVLLANHGVVACGKTLEQALEVLTLVERVSQIYILAKIMGRVNVLPDDVVESQRAIFLRRIYESK; encoded by the coding sequence TTGTACGAAGATGTTAAATCAAAGATCGTTGAAGCAATGAAATATATGGAGGAAAAGAGCCTTAATCACGGGAGGTCAGGGAATATCAGCGTTAAAGTAAGTGATGATAAGATTCTTATTACTCCGAGCGGAGTTGTAAAATCGAGAATGAAGGTGGAGGATATTCTCGTCGTTTCCCCGAATGGTGAGATATTGGAGGGAACACTTTTCCCTACGGTTGAAATGCCCATGCATTTAGCAATTTATAAAGAGTTTAAACATGTGGGCGCTGTTGTGCACGCCCACGGATTGTATTCTAGTGTTTTAGCCGTTTCAAGAGAGTCTTTACCACCGATTATCGAAGAAATGATCATGTACACCGGAGGGGATGTCAGAGTTGCCGAGTATGCTCCATTCGGAAGCGAAAGGTTGGCTAAGAATGTTGTTGAGGCTTTAAGAGATAGGAGCGCAGTCTTGCTTGCTAATCATGGTGTAGTAGCTTGTGGAAAAACCTTGGAGCAGGCCTTAGAGGTGTTAACACTCGTTGAACGTGTTTCACAGATTTATATATTGGCTAAAATCATGGGACGCGTCAACGTTTTACCCGATGATGTAGTAGAGTCTCAGAGAGCGATATTCCTTAGAAGGATTTACGAATCAAAGTAA
- a CDS encoding ferritin-like domain-containing protein gives MNNLNLSQRLEKMNLREKEYSEMLLRTVEKFRHPVLAALFTAVALDSLKHSRMYESLVKLIKTEPPFLTEEEYREISESIEHHIKTEADMIRQTQELIEQASDSRCKLILEAIYKDEITHHQLLTMIKEKLAKKELLSEEVLWDSIWKESPWHGTPGG, from the coding sequence ATGAATAATCTTAATTTAAGCCAAAGGCTAGAAAAAATGAACCTAAGGGAAAAGGAATATTCGGAGATGTTATTGAGAACTGTCGAGAAGTTCCGACACCCTGTTTTAGCGGCATTGTTTACAGCAGTAGCTCTCGACTCTCTTAAACATTCTCGAATGTATGAGTCCCTAGTAAAGCTTATTAAAACTGAACCACCATTCCTTACTGAAGAAGAGTATAGAGAGATTTCGGAATCAATAGAACACCACATCAAGACTGAGGCCGATATGATAAGACAAACCCAGGAACTAATTGAACAAGCCTCAGACTCGAGATGCAAGTTGATTCTTGAAGCAATATATAAGGATGAAATAACCCATCACCAGTTATTAACTATGATTAAAGAAAAGCTAGCAAAAAAGGAATTGCTTAGCGAAGAGGTATTATGGGACTCGATCTGGAAAGAAAGCCCATGGCACGGGACCCCAGGAGGGTAA
- a CDS encoding dicarboxylate/amino acid:cation symporter, which produces MSNELVFQIKLGKRPLLLLVGAVLGLIVGVTVGEPIKNIAFLGDIYVSLLKFIVGPLVFLCIAWATMSMRDLLKLGKIFLGFLPYWLVTGLASVGTAYAIGIMLKPGEGVQLPGSGNVNPVSLTIVDYLRNIIPSNFVDMFLNLRMLQIIFTAILIGIAVGMIGRTNPQVKEFLTRLFESLLSVVYKLLDFILWYGPIGVFALMANVAAIVGVIAVGAFAKLVLAFYVSGLIVLLVVQPLIMILVARLNPLRFWKKYYPAMITAFSTASSNATLPVTINSATEAGVSREVATLILPVAATINMQGACATITLFTLFALQALGIPLGFGEVLTLVVLGLLGATAAAGVPGGAAIVAVATATALGIPVEAAGWMVGVHPAVDPFETMLNVIGDPLGATIVSKYITKDFNEDKWRE; this is translated from the coding sequence ATGAGTAACGAGCTTGTATTCCAGATTAAGCTTGGGAAACGGCCATTATTGTTGCTCGTAGGAGCCGTCTTAGGTCTTATAGTAGGGGTCACGGTTGGAGAACCCATTAAAAACATAGCATTCCTGGGAGACATTTATGTCTCCTTACTAAAGTTTATTGTTGGACCGCTAGTGTTTTTATGTATAGCTTGGGCTACTATGAGCATGAGAGATCTCCTGAAACTAGGTAAGATATTCCTTGGATTCCTTCCATATTGGTTGGTTACGGGACTGGCATCTGTTGGCACAGCATATGCAATAGGAATAATGCTGAAGCCCGGCGAAGGAGTGCAATTACCAGGTAGCGGAAACGTTAACCCGGTATCCTTAACGATTGTTGATTACTTGAGGAACATCATTCCTTCGAATTTCGTTGACATGTTTCTCAATTTGCGAATGCTTCAAATAATATTCACGGCGATCCTTATTGGCATCGCAGTTGGTATGATTGGACGAACTAACCCACAAGTTAAAGAGTTCTTGACAAGACTGTTCGAATCCCTCCTTTCGGTGGTCTACAAGCTGTTAGACTTTATATTGTGGTATGGACCCATAGGTGTGTTTGCATTAATGGCAAATGTTGCAGCCATCGTAGGAGTCATAGCTGTAGGAGCATTCGCGAAATTGGTATTAGCTTTTTACGTTAGCGGCTTAATCGTTCTATTGGTAGTCCAGCCTCTCATCATGATTTTAGTCGCTAGGCTAAACCCACTACGGTTTTGGAAGAAGTATTATCCAGCAATGATCACGGCTTTTTCAACGGCCAGTAGTAATGCAACGCTACCCGTTACAATAAACTCAGCTACCGAAGCAGGAGTGTCAAGAGAAGTTGCGACCCTGATACTTCCCGTGGCAGCCACAATCAACATGCAAGGAGCATGCGCGACTATTACGTTATTCACTTTATTCGCTCTTCAAGCACTTGGAATCCCCTTAGGATTTGGAGAAGTTCTAACTCTTGTTGTCTTAGGCCTCCTCGGTGCAACCGCGGCAGCAGGAGTACCGGGGGGTGCAGCGATAGTTGCTGTTGCAACAGCGACCGCTCTGGGTATTCCGGTTGAAGCCGCAGGGTGGATGGTTGGAGTACACCCAGCGGTAGATCCATTTGAAACCATGCTAAACGTGATTGGTGACCCGTTGGGAGCCACTATAGTCTCAAAATATATCACTAAGGATTTCAATGAAGATAAGTGGAGAGAATAA
- a CDS encoding trypsin-like peptidase domain-containing protein — protein MSLKSLSNEIAQIVENVKPSVVTVSTLIEHPLSVFGFEPVKGFGSGFVFSRKYVVTNAHVVKNAARVTISFIDGYVTRAEVLAVDTAKDLALLGTDEHVSPLKMGDSGKLRVGEIVFAIGSPLGMFQHTVTMGVVSALGRTIVGENIILEDLIQTDAAINPGNSGGPLINLEGEAVGVTTAIIPFAQGLGFAIPINTVKRFIAMIEKYGRPVRAWIGVYVAPLNPTIASLYRLPVKEGLLVVKSIPGTPAYMEGVREGDVILEANGKRVGKTSDLREIVEESIEQGYVTLLVQRGSSKHLVDVEILTQASD, from the coding sequence ATGAGCTTAAAATCCCTCAGCAATGAGATAGCTCAAATAGTTGAAAACGTCAAGCCTTCTGTAGTTACGGTTTCAACTCTCATAGAGCACCCGTTAAGCGTGTTTGGCTTTGAACCAGTGAAGGGGTTCGGATCTGGTTTCGTATTCTCACGGAAGTACGTGGTTACTAACGCTCATGTAGTTAAAAACGCGGCCAGAGTAACCATAAGCTTTATAGACGGCTATGTAACAAGAGCCGAGGTACTTGCTGTCGACACTGCCAAGGATTTAGCTCTCCTAGGAACAGATGAGCACGTCTCCCCCTTGAAAATGGGGGATTCGGGTAAGTTGAGGGTAGGCGAGATAGTTTTCGCCATTGGCTCGCCTTTAGGAATGTTTCAGCATACAGTCACGATGGGTGTTGTCAGCGCGTTGGGCAGGACAATAGTCGGCGAGAACATAATTCTCGAGGACTTGATTCAAACTGATGCAGCTATAAATCCTGGTAATAGCGGGGGACCGCTTATCAATCTAGAGGGCGAGGCAGTCGGAGTGACAACGGCGATAATTCCTTTCGCTCAGGGCCTGGGGTTTGCAATACCTATTAACACGGTAAAGAGGTTTATTGCCATGATAGAGAAGTATGGAAGACCGGTAAGAGCGTGGATTGGGGTTTACGTCGCTCCTTTAAATCCCACCATTGCCTCTCTTTACAGGTTGCCAGTTAAAGAAGGCTTGCTCGTCGTGAAGAGCATACCTGGCACTCCAGCATATATGGAAGGAGTTAGGGAGGGAGATGTCATACTAGAAGCAAATGGGAAACGCGTTGGGAAAACAAGCGATTTGCGTGAAATCGTGGAGGAGAGCATTGAACAAGGATATGTTACTCTTCTAGTCCAAAGAGGTTCAAGCAAGCACCTAGTCGACGTTGAGATACTGACTCAGGCTTCCGACTAA
- a CDS encoding MTH1187 family thiamine-binding protein, protein MRILANIRVIPIGTCSSSIGDHVKKAVEVLRNHGINYVVTPFSTAFEIESLDKLAEITGEIINILKGEGVNRVAIDISLDLRFDKEISLDYKVKRVVNS, encoded by the coding sequence ATGAGAATACTTGCTAACATACGAGTGATTCCGATAGGAACATGCTCGTCCAGCATAGGCGACCATGTAAAAAAGGCCGTTGAAGTTTTAAGAAATCATGGGATTAATTACGTTGTAACCCCCTTTAGTACCGCTTTCGAAATTGAAAGCTTAGATAAATTAGCAGAAATTACGGGAGAGATTATCAACATATTGAAGGGCGAGGGCGTGAATAGGGTCGCCATTGATATTTCGCTAGACCTTCGATTCGACAAGGAAATCAGCTTGGACTATAAAGTCAAACGAGTCGTCAATTCATGA
- a CDS encoding alpha/beta hydrolase — translation MNEIEDFVLLGTGSRVFYRCLLPDSKFDILIIGSHGLTAHSGVYLPVGEVFAKSGIAFCMHDQRGHGRTASVDDKGYVNSFLDYVSDLEKFADYIKWRIGGKKIIYWGHSMGGLIVLLASIFAKDDVDAVIALAPALEIPLKTSHRIVLKMLSKISPRYKLKLRDHNPQKQETFEKIKDPHLILSAVTAKLINEMITAASLFWRNTENTSVPVLIIHGEKDNVIPVEASKKAFEKIKSPYKKLLIYSNFGHNLFLEPGGEKILEDILKWIQNLSSDKI, via the coding sequence ATGAACGAAATTGAGGATTTCGTACTGCTAGGGACAGGATCAAGAGTTTTCTATCGTTGCCTACTGCCAGATTCGAAATTTGACATATTAATTATAGGTTCGCATGGTTTGACAGCTCACAGTGGAGTCTACCTCCCAGTTGGAGAGGTCTTTGCTAAAAGCGGCATTGCTTTCTGCATGCATGATCAGAGGGGTCATGGAAGAACGGCTAGCGTGGACGATAAGGGCTATGTAAACTCGTTCCTTGACTATGTATCAGATCTCGAAAAATTCGCGGACTACATCAAATGGAGGATAGGTGGAAAGAAAATAATTTATTGGGGCCACAGCATGGGAGGATTAATAGTTCTCCTTGCCAGCATTTTCGCGAAAGACGACGTGGACGCAGTAATAGCGCTGGCGCCTGCTCTGGAAATACCGCTAAAAACTTCTCACAGGATAGTTCTTAAGATGTTGTCAAAAATAAGTCCGCGCTACAAGCTGAAATTACGTGATCATAACCCCCAGAAACAGGAAACTTTCGAAAAAATAAAGGACCCTCATTTAATTCTATCCGCGGTTACGGCCAAACTAATCAACGAGATGATTACAGCTGCTTCGCTATTTTGGAGGAACACAGAAAACACATCGGTACCCGTCTTGATTATTCACGGCGAGAAAGATAACGTTATCCCGGTCGAAGCTTCTAAGAAGGCTTTTGAGAAAATAAAATCTCCCTATAAGAAACTCCTTATATATTCCAACTTTGGTCACAACTTGTTTCTCGAACCCGGAGGGGAGAAAATCTTAGAGGATATTCTCAAATGGATTCAAAACCTCTCAAGCGATAAAATTTAA
- a CDS encoding NAD-dependent epimerase/dehydratase family protein, producing the protein MRILVTGGAGFIGHNISLYLINKGYEVLVLDTLERASPMGLERLKEKNIPIIKADVRFYENYSDIDVVVHAAAYVDVEESVREPHKYFDVNTMGTSKVGLECSKKGVKLIYLSSAAVYGDPVKIPITEADPIDPKSPYGLSKYMGEQIIRMYGRLYGLKYSILRLFNVYGPGQRMEHAGVVSRFVLNAIRGEPFIVYGDGTQTRDFIHVFDVARIVEKMISQDVFSNEIYNVGTGQPISILDLTGVISRIIGKDLVVIHKPRRKGDILHSVADISKLKHMISFEPAIHIEEGIKLLIEEYRSSST; encoded by the coding sequence ATGAGGATTTTAGTAACTGGTGGTGCAGGATTCATCGGACATAATATTTCACTTTACCTGATCAACAAAGGATACGAGGTACTAGTACTGGACACTCTTGAAAGGGCAAGTCCAATGGGTTTAGAGAGGCTGAAGGAGAAAAACATCCCGATAATTAAGGCAGATGTAAGATTTTATGAAAATTATAGCGATATTGATGTGGTGGTTCATGCGGCAGCTTATGTTGACGTCGAAGAGAGTGTTAGAGAACCGCACAAATATTTCGACGTCAATACGATGGGAACTAGCAAAGTAGGGTTAGAGTGCTCGAAAAAAGGGGTTAAACTGATATACCTGAGCTCGGCGGCGGTTTACGGGGATCCCGTTAAAATACCTATTACTGAAGCGGACCCTATTGATCCTAAATCACCGTACGGTTTAAGTAAGTATATGGGGGAGCAAATTATAAGAATGTATGGAAGGCTGTACGGACTGAAATACTCTATCCTACGTTTATTCAATGTGTATGGGCCCGGCCAGAGAATGGAGCACGCTGGAGTTGTCTCAAGATTCGTTTTGAATGCGATTCGAGGAGAGCCTTTTATTGTTTATGGGGACGGTACTCAAACAAGGGATTTCATCCACGTATTCGATGTCGCTAGAATCGTTGAAAAAATGATTTCTCAAGATGTCTTTTCAAACGAGATTTATAATGTTGGCACTGGTCAACCGATTAGCATTCTTGACCTCACAGGCGTTATATCTAGGATTATTGGTAAGGATCTGGTCGTTATACATAAACCTAGGAGAAAGGGGGACATATTACATAGCGTGGCAGATATTTCTAAATTGAAACACATGATCTCTTTCGAACCCGCTATCCACATTGAAGAAGGTATTAAATTGCTGATCGAGGAATACAGGTCTTCGAGCACATAA
- the hjc gene encoding Holliday junction resolvase Hjc yields the protein MSNRRRGFSHERDLVYKLWSYGLAVVRAPASGSKARRILYPDIVAVYQGKVVAIEAKTIRKERSIYVRPEQVEKLLEFKRRAGGEAFIAIKIVGTGEWRFVRIENLQERPFKITKDMIAKALKLEDLISLVKGVKSLKDFF from the coding sequence GTGAGCAATCGGAGAAGAGGGTTTTCACACGAGAGAGACTTGGTTTACAAGTTGTGGTCATATGGTCTAGCTGTCGTTCGAGCTCCTGCTAGCGGTTCAAAAGCGAGGAGGATTCTATACCCCGATATAGTCGCCGTGTATCAGGGGAAAGTCGTAGCTATTGAAGCAAAAACTATTAGAAAGGAAAGGTCAATTTACGTCAGACCAGAACAGGTTGAAAAACTTTTGGAATTTAAGCGGCGAGCGGGTGGAGAGGCTTTCATTGCGATTAAAATAGTGGGGACAGGAGAGTGGAGGTTTGTGAGGATTGAAAATTTACAAGAAAGACCGTTTAAGATAACAAAAGACATGATTGCTAAGGCTCTTAAACTCGAGGACTTGATTTCTTTAGTTAAAGGTGTGAAAAGTCTAAAGGACTTCTTTTAA
- a CDS encoding metallophosphoesterase, with translation MRRKIIFMIALASIILITTANIPAATAQANEVLPGLIYDVGENLFNEIGPALPAISPPGASITLSLTSSFQGLQISGAYMTTAKSVGDTTVFLNYTLIVENLGNGQVIISIPPNVDEGLYDLIVISNSSRYNIKRSLWIMSNWSNTLRIAVMTDIHFLTGSPDTMTGDINRVSAFTLANLLNPDLIFWLGDIADTAAPYEYLAAQSYRYYLLYRYPVIGIPGNHDAPEANYKKYLGPTYWYRILGNNLLVIGLFSAEGGTPTWEQIVFLEEVLANYSSIPFKAILVHHPMFYYQGELYTWYNDTETLKPYSPGVNTPVSSYWSNNMTAFRYVLKLIEDYNVTFVLSGHVHRDFFTKYNSIRTNTTTYFMTFTTTAHGSASYCGIGYFEFNLLTGEISFPITPPTFIGFRNSTSPLALNSIPVGLYPPTNNLGWSNRTYLPVNIVQSNNSYIISFYNNLSWLNLTGKIMWLLPWNGTMVGYIINPENTAGINSVLKDGILYVTISVDLRFERAIEIYLYNALDLSPPDILVKTYSPRPPYLNRSFTLYLGGIDQGWGIKSASFMLIDGSNTTMLKYTQSPSSYTQKMNDVTFTLQFTVSSTTTKSVLLNASIADYSGRVRIKIFNITFIPYGAQPPATPITVVSDTIIEPVTETPSPTTTSPPMETTTTTTLPYTETMTTTTTTATTTQTTTTPQTETTTTPTTIPTTTLETTMEVETNQSLLIGALIVGIIIIASVIYVFFLRK, from the coding sequence TTGAGAAGAAAAATAATCTTCATGATCGCGCTGGCAAGTATTATTCTTATAACAACAGCGAATATTCCAGCGGCTACTGCGCAAGCAAATGAGGTCCTCCCCGGCCTTATTTATGATGTAGGCGAAAACTTGTTTAATGAAATAGGGCCCGCCCTTCCAGCCATCTCGCCTCCTGGAGCGAGCATTACTTTATCACTGACCTCTAGTTTCCAGGGACTGCAGATCTCAGGAGCCTATATGACTACAGCTAAGTCGGTCGGAGATACTACAGTATTCTTGAACTACACGTTAATTGTTGAGAATTTGGGCAACGGCCAAGTCATAATTAGCATACCGCCTAATGTCGATGAAGGCTTATACGACCTTATAGTCATATCGAATTCTTCTAGGTACAACATTAAGAGAAGTCTATGGATCATGTCAAATTGGTCGAACACTTTGAGGATTGCTGTTATGACGGATATCCACTTCCTCACGGGTTCACCCGACACTATGACTGGTGACATAAATAGGGTGTCAGCTTTTACCCTTGCAAACCTATTAAATCCCGACCTGATTTTCTGGCTTGGCGATATTGCTGATACGGCAGCCCCTTACGAATACCTTGCAGCACAATCATATAGGTACTATCTCCTATATCGATATCCAGTGATCGGTATTCCAGGAAATCATGATGCACCGGAAGCGAATTACAAGAAGTACCTGGGTCCTACATATTGGTATAGAATACTTGGAAACAATCTTCTTGTCATTGGACTCTTCTCGGCTGAGGGAGGAACGCCGACTTGGGAGCAGATAGTCTTCCTAGAGGAAGTGTTAGCCAATTACTCCAGTATCCCCTTTAAAGCGATACTGGTACACCATCCAATGTTCTATTATCAAGGCGAATTGTATACCTGGTACAATGACACTGAAACACTAAAACCCTATTCACCCGGAGTTAACACCCCTGTTAGTAGTTATTGGAGCAACAACATGACAGCCTTCAGGTACGTGTTGAAACTCATTGAGGATTACAACGTTACATTTGTTCTCTCAGGGCATGTTCACAGGGATTTCTTTACAAAATACAACAGCATAAGAACTAATACCACAACCTATTTCATGACCTTCACGACAACCGCCCATGGAAGCGCCAGCTATTGTGGAATAGGATACTTCGAATTCAATCTATTAACCGGTGAAATCTCCTTCCCCATAACTCCACCTACATTCATAGGGTTCAGAAACTCGACGAGCCCTCTGGCCCTAAATAGTATTCCAGTCGGACTGTATCCGCCAACCAATAATCTAGGATGGTCTAATAGGACGTATCTTCCCGTGAATATTGTGCAATCTAATAATTCATACATTATATCATTCTACAACAATCTCAGCTGGCTAAACTTGACTGGGAAAATAATGTGGCTACTACCTTGGAACGGCACTATGGTGGGATACATAATAAATCCTGAAAACACGGCTGGAATCAATTCAGTATTAAAAGACGGGATCCTTTATGTAACAATCAGCGTCGATTTAAGATTTGAAAGGGCCATAGAGATATACTTATATAATGCCCTCGACCTCAGTCCACCAGATATACTAGTTAAAACGTACTCGCCTAGACCCCCCTACTTGAACAGGTCTTTCACTCTCTACCTTGGTGGAATAGATCAAGGATGGGGAATAAAGTCTGCTTCATTCATGTTGATAGATGGTTCTAACACTACTATGTTAAAATACACTCAATCGCCTTCCTCATATACTCAAAAAATGAACGATGTAACGTTTACATTGCAATTCACCGTTTCTTCGACAACAACCAAATCAGTACTATTGAATGCGTCCATAGCCGATTACTCCGGACGTGTCAGGATAAAAATCTTTAATATAACGTTCATACCTTATGGAGCCCAGCCTCCCGCTACACCCATAACAGTAGTCTCCGATACTATTATTGAACCAGTTACAGAAACTCCTTCCCCCACTACGACATCGCCTCCCATGGAGACAACGACTACTACAACACTGCCTTACACAGAAACGATGACTACTACAACCACCACTGCCACGACAACTCAAACAACTACAACTCCCCAGACAGAGACGACTACAACCCCCACAACAATCCCAACCACTACCCTAGAGACAACGATGGAGGTGGAGACTAATCAATCCTTGCTCATTGGTGCATTAATCGTGGGAATAATAATTATAGCCAGCGTTATTTATGTTTTCTTCCTTAGGAAATAA